The DNA window GGTTAGCCTTCGCATGATGCTCCTTTGTTGTATTTCGACTTTTAGCCTCTTTCTTTTCTACAGCAGTTGTTAGGATATAGTTAGAAACAATTATatcaattagcattatttaatatatttaaaaaattattataaaatattatgtatttattattttgattattttagtatttataaatattttttatattatattatttcatacaacttgaatatttataaactttttttttattattttttttaacaagtttaaaTTTTTGGGTAAGTAATTTTATCATATATCTTGTTAGACTAACAGAATATTGATCTATGACATGCATTTTTATTTGGTGCTTAGGAAAATAATATATGGAGGACTTTCTCTCTTAACGAGGATGAATTTTTCATATATAGGCTTATGAGCTTTCAATTTTACACTTTGTTCTTTTAGTTTCCTCTTGTTATtagtgttattttaaaaaaaaaaaagagcaatgctaggggcagcaatttttgtgatttgttagccatcaatgatgatttgatggtgtgagatttcatctaatAGCTCACCTTTTTCTGTTGGTTaaatgctggccaaaattcaataaaactgctggccccTATACTTTTCCAAAAAAAACATAAACTGATAGAGCGAGTGCAGCCAGAACTAGCggtaacaaaaacaaaaatgcaGGTTAGTAGGCTTAGGAACTACCCTACTCTTTTCCCCACTCTGTTTCAAATTCATTACAATGCTCATTTTAAGTATGTAGTAATGCTTGAGTTATGATGTCAATATGATCTCTTCCAATGTAATTGTTCCTTATTCTCTGTAATCAATGCCAGCAATAGCTTTTATTCGATCGTTAAATCTTTTTAAGACCTTATGCTCAAACGCTAAAGTGATGATgttagatttattttataccGGCAATACATAGCATAGCAAATGAAGAACACtcatgatattatttatttggcACTATGATGAATCTAATAATGGTAAGGTGTGGGAATCAAGTAAAGGTGATTTTTCCTTCCAACCACAGCTCCTTGTGCCTCATTCATATCCAAATCCTCTGGCTTAATTCCATCAGGAAGCTCCCAGTTGAAGTGGTAGAGTAGCATAGCTAGAGCAAACTCCACATTAGCTAAACCAAAGTTAAGTCCTGGACAAATTCTCCTTCCTGCTCCAAAGGGGATGTACTCAAAGTTTGTCCCTTTGAAATCCATAGGACTTTCCTGAAATCTTTCTGGCAGGAAGGTTTCTGCATCGTACCAATAATCCGGATCTCTTCCGAGCGCGTACGCATTTACCATCACTTTAGTCTTGATCGGTATATGATATCCATGGATGGTGCACTCTTCTCTGGATTGTCTTGGAAGCAACAGAGGAACAGGTGGGTGTAACCTCATTGTTTCGCTGATCACAGCCTTCAAGTAGGGAAGTTTTGTTACATCTTCCTCCCGGATTGTTTGCTTTTCTTTCAAAGCTTGTTGAATCTCAGCCTGTGCCTTCTTCATAGCTCTGGGGCTTCTCATCAATTCCGACATAACCCACTCTATCACTACTCCTGAAGTGTCTGTTCCACCAGCAAATATGTCCTACATCAAAGTTTCAAAGGCTTCAGTTATCGTAAGAAATTGTATGTAAATGGAGCTAGAAATGTAGACATACTAACCCAAATGACTGCTTTGACATTGTTCTTTGTAAGGATGCTAAGGGTGCCATTGTGAAGGACTCTTAAAAGAACTTCAACAAGATTCTCGTTCTTTTCTTCTTGCTCTTGGTGTCTATCTTCCAACTTCCTTGATTCATTCTCCTTTATGATTTTCTCTAAGATCTTGTCGATTTTGACATGCATCTTCTTCAGTTTGGCTTCAAAACCAGTGATGAAATGCAGTGGTTTCAAGGATGGAAACAAATCTGCAATGTCAAATCCATCGGCTACTGCTATTGCCTCTTTCACAAAGGACACAAACTGTTCATGGTCTTCAGATATATTGCCAAACATAGCTCTAGAAACCACAGTGCTCATGTGATTGTTAATCATTTTACTGAGATTGATAGTTGCACCAGTGGATTTGCGAATCGTTTCTACCATGTTAGCTACCTCCTCTTCTCGGATAAAGGAGAAAGACTGAACCTTCTTAGAACTTAGAAGCTCAAGTGTGCATATCTTCCTCATCTTTCTCCAGTATTCACCATAGGGAGAGAATGTAATGTCAGCTGATCCATAGACTAAGATCTTGGAAGGAAGGAACTCAGGCCTGTCTGCAAAAGCAAGATCATGAgtcttcatgatttctctgGCCATGTTGGGGGATGAGACAATCACTGCAGAAATCTGACCCAGTTGAAGGTGCATGAGTGGACCGTGTTTGTTTGCCAGTTTTCTGAGAGCATGGTGTGGAAGTGACGAGCCTGCAAGTTGATGAAGGTTCCCTATGAGAGGTAGTTTCCATGGCCCAGGTGGTACTTTATGGACACTCTTACCCTTCTTTGCATGCCGTAGCAATAGCAAAGAGATAAGGAAGCTTATTATGATAAACACCATGGATGAATTGACTTCCATATTGGCAGATCTAATTCTGTGTTTGAAGGATGCTTTCACTTATGAATGTACTTGTGCATGCAACCGATTCATCTTTGTTTATAGTTTATAGTGCATTTTATTTGCCTTGTTTTGTGTGCTGCCTAAGGTGCCTTTGGAGTTTGGAGATTGACTTCGACATGCACGAGGCAGGTAGCTTGTTTAGTTGACCATATTTAATAGTTTGCTTTTTTGTTGACTGTATTTAATAGtgggttttttatttaaataaatataatatttagaaaATATAGAGATGTTCTGGAAAAATTGCACTTTCTCTTTTTGTTACTTATTTTGTTAGTAATAAAAATGGGATCATTATTAGAGATGACAAATGGGTTTAAATTGATCAGACGGTCTGTAATTCCACAAAAAAGATAGAACAGTTAAAAAATTGGGATGACTAAAGAGCAAAAATCCGTCTAATTCGCATCATTTAAATCGCGGATTTTAACAGTGTTGGGCTTAGTTTTTTTTggcaataaatatttttgtaatttttttgccaAAACTCAACTTCTCCCAACTAACttacaagagtatgaagataaaaattgagtgttttggattatatttatcttactttaaagacaatatttataattatgttttggattatgtttattttgttttggaaataatatttataattatgttttggatgaaaacttgatttataattatgtttattagatctttataattataaagactttaatatttatgaatataaaaaatataattttttatgtct is part of the Arachis duranensis cultivar V14167 chromosome 1, aradu.V14167.gnm2.J7QH, whole genome shotgun sequence genome and encodes:
- the LOC107466145 gene encoding cytochrome P450 71D8 isoform X7, whose protein sequence is MEVNSSMVFIIISFLISLLLLRHAKKGKSVHKVPPGPWKLPLIGNLHQLAGSSLPHHALRKLANKHGPLMHLQLGQISAVIVSSPNMAREIMKTHDLAFADRPEFLPSKILVYGSADITFSPYGEYWRKMRKICTLELLSSKKVQSFSFIREEEVANMVETIRKSTGATINLSKMINNHMSTVVSRAMFGNISEDHEQFVSFVKEAIAVADGFDIADLFPSLKPLHFITGFEAKLKKMHVKIDKILEKIIKENESRKLEDRHQEQEEKNENLVEVLLRVLHNGTLSILTKNNVKAVIWDIFAGGTDTSGVVIEWVMSELMRSPRAMKKAQAEIQQALKEKQTIREEDVTKLPYLKAVISETMRLHPPVPLLLPRQSREECTIHGYHIPIKTKVMVNAYALGRDPDYWYDAETFLPERFQESPMDFKGTNFEYIPFGAGRRICPGLNFGLANVEFALAMLLYHFNWELPDGIKPEDLDMNEAQGAVVGRKNHLYLIPTPYHY